The Capsicum annuum cultivar UCD-10X-F1 chromosome 1, UCD10Xv1.1, whole genome shotgun sequence sequence cctcttaattatgagtttcatagcaacagtttcataattacattatatagcaagttgtattttgtatttttacaaactgctgcaacaaaaatacaaatacatatgatttttactccCTTTATGatctatatgtattttgtatttttgcaaactgttgctacaaaaatacaaatacatacaaatatatattctacaaaatgtaatttgataaaagtgttgttattttttgtaatttaatacttaagtatgctactttatgtatttttttcataatagttcACGCTCTAGGTATTAATAGTGTAAACATAAATTCCACCACGTTTGGAGCAATTATTCATATCCCAactcttttcaatatttaaaatttgaaaaatttgaaatttcgaATACATTGTGTTTGAAATCCCTCTCCCCTCCTCTTCCTTCCCTCCCCCTTCTCTTTCTCCATCCTCCTTATCCCCACTCCCCACCTCTCCCTTCCCCTTCCCTTCCCTCCTCCTCCCTCCTTCTCCTCTTCCCCCTCCTTCTCACCCCCTTCCTCTCTCTCCCTCCTTCTCTCCCTCTGTCCCCCCTCCTCCCCCTCTCCCTCTTCTTCCTCTCCTCCCTCCCTCCACCTTCTCCTTTTTTTCTCCTTCCTTTCCTCCCTTTTCTCCCCCCCCTCCCCTTCCCCCTCCTCTCCCTCCCTCCCTCCCCCTCCCTTCTTCCCCCTCTCTTTCTCTTCTCCTCTTCCTTCCTTCTCCTTTCTTCCTCCCCCTCGCCTCACCCTTTTCCTCTCTTTCCTctcctccctctctctctctctccttcctCCTCCCTCCCTtccctccttctcctcctcctcacTCCCTCTTCTGCCCTCATCCTccctctttctctcctctttttcCCCTTTCTCATCCCTTATCCTCCCCCTCTCCCTCCTCTTTGccttctccccccccccccccccccccctcctccttctctcccccccccccacccccctccTCCTCATCCTCTCCCTCTCTCTCCCCTGTTTCCTACCCCCTCTCTCCACCTCTTCCCTACCTCCCTCCNNNNNNNNNNNNNNNNNNNNNNNNNNNNNNNNNNNNNNNNNNNNNNNNNNNNNNNNNNNNNNNNNNNNNNNNNNNNNNNNNNNNNNNNNNNNNNNNNNNNTCTTCCTCCCCCTCGCCTCACCCTTTTCCTCTCTTTCCTCTCCtccctctctctttctctctcttctcatccctCATTTCCCTCCTTCTCATCCTCCTCACTCCCTCTTCTGCCCTCCTCCTccctc is a genomic window containing:
- the LOC124898404 gene encoding octapeptide-repeat protein T2-like: MRKGKKRRERGRRRAEEGVRRMRRREMRDEKREKERGRRGKRGKGRGSEEEEKEGREGGGRREREREERKERKRVRRGGGRKEKEGRGEEKERGKKGGGGREGEEGEGEGGEKREERKEKKRRRWREGGEEEEGEGEEGGQRERRREREEGGEKEGEEEKEGGGGKGRGRERWGVGIRRMEKEKGEGRKRRGEGFQTQCIRNFKFFKF